The sequence AAATTTCtcactcttcctctctctctcaaggcTCAACTATAAATAAACTGATTTCTTATTAAGAGAAAGAATCAATTAAGATAAGATTACAAGAGAAACTCTGTTGCTATATATGTACTATTCCAAACTAACAAACTATGCGGCATTATTATTTACATGTGTACTATTCCAAACTATGCGGAAACCACTTGAGCCACGTGTTACTACTGGATTAGCTTTGATACCACACATGAGAAAGCCAGTTACAATTCCATTATAACTCGTGTCTAGTACCTATCAAAACGACGAAGCTTTATCACATGTGTGGCTCGCATGTCCTACTTGTTCTTTAGTGGAATGGCATCGGTTGGTGTTGTgtgttttgggccttttggctTTATTAGAACAACATCGTTTGCCAGATATTTCTTATTAACTTGAAACGAAGTCATTTTACTggtattgtttatattttggTATTGCCAGACACTTCAAATAAAAGGATGccatattaataatatatgaatGAGGTAAATATCGGTCTTTTCTAATGttgtgatttttatattttggtttcTAAGACTTTGTTTAACAAATGCAGGAGGTGGAGAGCATTGCCACTCCTAAGGCTCGTGGATTTGTAAACAAAGAGGGTTTGACTCCTCGACAATTGTTTACAATGAACCATGAGGACATGATGAGCAAGGGAGAGAAATGGATGAAGGATACAGCATCTTCTTGTACTGTGGTGGGTGCTCTCATTGTTACCATTATGTTTGCCACAGCATTTACCGTTCCAGGTGGTAACGACCAAAATACTGGCTTCCcaattttcttaaataaaaaattatttatggtCTTTATAGTATCCGATGCTCTCTCACTCTTTTCTTCCTCAACTTCAGTCTTGATGTTTCTAGGAATCCTCACATCTCGTTATGCAGAAGAAGATTTCCTTGAGTCCTTGCCTAGAAAGATGATAATAGGCCTTTccacccttttcttttctattgcaGCCATGATGACAGCCTTTTCTGCTGCACTTATACTTATGCTACATGAACAATCATGGATTTTCAAACCTATCATTTGTTTGGCTACTATTCCTATCACCCTCTTTGTATCGATGCAGTTCCCCCTCCTTGTTTCCATGGTCAAATCAACTTACGGACCTAGCATCTTTGATAGGAAAATGAAGCGTTGGTTTTAACATATTCATTAATAGTACTATATGATGTACTGGTGTCTTGTTAATAATTGGCATATACTAGCCAAACATgaagatttttctttctttattctttttttcttggaagGTAACTTTTGAATATTCCGATCCATTGCATACTTTG is a genomic window of Quercus lobata isolate SW786 chromosome 2, ValleyOak3.0 Primary Assembly, whole genome shotgun sequence containing:
- the LOC115968451 gene encoding ankyrin repeat-containing protein NPR4-like encodes the protein MKLAHFRSHELLCRMRAQISISDTQQREVGRVRDAIVRATKEGNFEFVFEIVKADPQLVWSNDGKSKNIFSVAVQYRQAKIFSLIYGLDIKIALADTRDDFYDNNLLHMAGMLAPSTSLNDIAGAALQMQRELQWFKEVESIATPKARGFVNKEGLTPRQLFTMNHEDMMSKGEKWMKDTASSCTVVGALIVTIMFATAFTVPGGNDQNTGFPIFLNKKLFMVFIVSDALSLFSSSTSVLMFLGILTSRYAEEDFLESLPRKMIIGLSTLFFSIAAMMTAFSAALILMLHEQSWIFKPIICLATIPITLFVSMQFPLLVSMVKSTYGPSIFDRKMKRWF